The Planctomycetia bacterium region GGTGCAGCCATTAACCTGTTCCCGCCGTTTTCGTTGCATCACACTGTTTTGAAAAGACGACTCGGCCAGGAAGAAATCCAGATCAATTCCATGCCCTTCCAGGTAGACCCGGCATTTGACCAGCGGCATCTCTGCGACCTTGTCCACCCATCCCTTGCGATAGCTGTCTGGAACGGTGTATCCTTTGGATTCCAGCAAATCGTACAGCCGAGGTAATTCGCTTCGTGGAAGTGACAGAGTGAAATCAAGATCGTAAGTAGCTCGCGGAATGCCATACACTCTTACCGCGATACCACCCATCACTACGTATGAAATCTTTTCCGCTTCGAGCAGTTGGGTAAGTTCATCCAGGCAATCAAGGAGGTTTTTCATGTGCCTTCCCCCCTCTCCCCCTCGGAGTTAGGCACCGGGGGGGAGGAAGTTTCACTCGATGCCGCAGGCATCCGAGTCCGTGCAATTGCTTCCAGTATATTGCGATTGCGGGCATCATTTTCTGCATTGATCCGTTCAATTCGCCTGGCGACTACTTCCTTCGGCCCCTGCAACAGCGCACGCCAGTTCTCACGAATGAGCTGACAACTGATCGCTGCCCGCTCTGCGTTCGTCATCGCCTTATATCGTTGCAATGTCTCTTCATGTGTCACTTGCTGCACTCCACCGGCAACCACTCACGACTATCCACCAATCATTATCTTACACTCCACCAAATGCTTGAAATCAGAATCCAGTTTCACGGGTTACTTCTTCTCCGCCTCCTTCTTCAGCATGTTCAGCAGTACCCGATAATCATCGCGGCCCTGCAGGACTTTGAACTTCTCGTCGGTTTCCAGTTGTTTGAAGTTCTTCCAACCGGCGTTGGCGGCTTTCTGCAGATATTCCATGGCATGATCAGCTTCACTTTGACTGGCTTTCTTGTCAGCTTCTTTCCTAAGTGATGCCATGGAGGCCCAGGCTCCTGCCAGGTCGATGAGATACTCGACGCTGGTCAGTTGAAGTTTCTCCCACTCCGCCAGGACAGTCTTGCAGGCAGCAAGGTCACGCCGTGCATGCAGGCAGCGAAAGTGAAATGCCTGTATCGCATGGATCAGTTCTGCATCAACTTTACTGGCATCGACCCGCTCCATGAAGGTCTTGATCCAGGGCAGCGCTTCCTGACTGCGGTTCAGGTCGAACAGGCGAGCAACGATATAGGAAATGCATCTCAATGTATCAGCATGTTTTTTGCCAAAACGCTTTTCATGCAAGGGCAAGGACGCCTGCAGGATCGCTAGAGCGTCAGCAAATCGGCCCAGGGAAGTGTAACAGTTCGATAATTGAACGGTGGTATAGAGCGTTTCCAGATGATCCTGCCCGAGTTTATCCTGCTGCTGCTTGAAAATGAATTCATACAGTTCGCAAGCCTCTTCGTGCCGATGCATCCGGCCGAGGCATTCGGCCAGACTGTCCATCGTATTCAGTGTCTGAGGATGGGAATCACCCAGGTATTTCTTTTGTAGTTCAATGCCTTCATGGAGTAAAGCCAGAGCTTCTGACTGCCTGTCAACCTGGAAATAGTTGACGCCGAGATTATTCATGCACAACATGGTAAAAGCGTTGCCCAGTCCACGATGGACACGTGCCAGCTTCAGCACTTCTTCTCGCAAGGCGAGCGCTTCCGGCTTGCGATCGAACTTATCGAAACTACCCGCCAGGTTGTTCATGGCCATCTGGGTGGTATGATGCGCTTGCCCGAGGTGCTCTTGAGCGAGTTGATAGGCCAGTTCGCGTGCCTTCAGTGCTTCTTGATGTTGTCCCAGTGTCGCGTGCATGTTGGCAAGTGCCATCAACGATAAGAGAGTATCGTTGTGTTGTGGACCTAGATGCTTCATACGCAGTTCGTAACAACGCTTGTATTGCTCGGCGGCAATTTCCACTTCTCCCAGATAATCAAAAGACTTGCCTATGGTCATGCGGATCCTGGCTTCGACTACCGGTTGGGTAACGAAATCGTCAGAGATGGACTTGAGTGCGGTTTCCAGCGCTTCCCTCAACATCACATCGCGACCTAACCCCATCTCCAGACCTTTGGGACGGGCGGCCGATAAGATCTTGTTTTCGACAAACTCGAGCACTGCACGGATCTCAGCTTCTTTGTCTTGTGCTTTCTGGCGTTGTTCTGACTCAGCCACTTTGGCTTGATATTCCTGTTTGGCACTTTGTAGAGCTTCTTCTTCCTTGGCGTGGGCGCGGAAGAGGCCCCAGGTTGTACCAATCATGCCTGCCAGCAACACTGCAACCAATGCAGAGCCAGCAATCAGGACCATTCTTCTCTGCCGTCGCTGTTCTTCTGCATGCATCGTCGCTTTGGTGCGTTCCATTTCTGCCTGTCTGGCTCGCTGCTCGGCAGCAGCTCGAAGTTGAGCAACCTCACTGGCGACGGCTTCGCCGTGGGAGGGTCGATCCTCCGGCTTACCGGCAAGACAGCGCTTGGCCAATGCAATGAGATCAGGTTCAGCGCCACAAGCATCTAAACGGGCATAGCTATCGCTCAGCATTCCCATGGCCGAAAGCAGGCGGACTGATTCGGGATGATCTCCAACAAATGGCGGCTTACCGGTCAGCATGCAACAGAGAATCGCCCCCAATCCAAAGACATCGGAACGTGCATCCAGAAGGTGAGCAGCACCGATCGCCTGTTCAGGAGACATGTAGGCGGGAGTTCCCAGCACGCTGCCAGCGGTCGTGAGTTGCGAGCTGGGTGTGCTGACGATGGAGTGCGATTCGTACTGAATGGTGAAATCAGTTTCGAGGGGTTGGTCAACGGAAGGAGTTGAAGTGGAATCGACATTCTGGTTCAGGACTTTCGCCAGCCCCCAATCCATCACCTGAATTTCACCGAAGGCGCCCACCATGATGTTTTGTGGTTTCAGATCGCGGTGAATGACATGATGGGCATGGGCATAACCGATAGCCTGGCAGATCGCTTCAAAGATACTGAGATAATTGGCAGGACGGGTGTGTGGCACGGTAATGTCATGCTCGTGGCAGCCTGGCTTTTTCTTCCAGATCAGATCGCTGAGTGTGTATCCCTTGATGAGTTTCATCACGAGATAGCGTCTGC contains the following coding sequences:
- a CDS encoding nucleotidyltransferase; translated protein: MKNLLDCLDELTQLLEAEKISYVVMGGIAVRVYGIPRATYDLDFTLSLPRSELPRLYDLLESKGYTVPDSYRKGWVDKVAEMPLVKCRVYLEGHGIDLDFFLAESSFQNSVMQRKRREQVNGCTVWLVTPEDLILLKLIANRDRDRADIGDVLFTQGTLDRTYLEKWAAELGVRKRLEAVLT
- a CDS encoding serine/threonine protein kinase, producing the protein MNPSSHQLEPDHVSDKTLPDHGHELNAGTGSQPVDRAIHAPPGFEILEELGRGGMGIVYRARDLSFDRDIAIKILLPKYEEDSLQVLRFMEEARITGQLQHPGIPAIHQTGIMPDGRRYLVMKLIKGYTLSDLIWKKKPGCHEHDITVPHTRPANYLSIFEAICQAIGYAHAHHVIHRDLKPQNIMVGAFGEIQVMDWGLAKVLNQNVDSTSTPSVDQPLETDFTIQYESHSIVSTPSSQLTTAGSVLGTPAYMSPEQAIGAAHLLDARSDVFGLGAILCCMLTGKPPFVGDHPESVRLLSAMGMLSDSYARLDACGAEPDLIALAKRCLAGKPEDRPSHGEAVASEVAQLRAAAEQRARQAEMERTKATMHAEEQRRQRRMVLIAGSALVAVLLAGMIGTTWGLFRAHAKEEEALQSAKQEYQAKVAESEQRQKAQDKEAEIRAVLEFVENKILSAARPKGLEMGLGRDVMLREALETALKSISDDFVTQPVVEARIRMTIGKSFDYLGEVEIAAEQYKRCYELRMKHLGPQHNDTLLSLMALANMHATLGQHQEALKARELAYQLAQEHLGQAHHTTQMAMNNLAGSFDKFDRKPEALALREEVLKLARVHRGLGNAFTMLCMNNLGVNYFQVDRQSEALALLHEGIELQKKYLGDSHPQTLNTMDSLAECLGRMHRHEEACELYEFIFKQQQDKLGQDHLETLYTTVQLSNCYTSLGRFADALAILQASLPLHEKRFGKKHADTLRCISYIVARLFDLNRSQEALPWIKTFMERVDASKVDAELIHAIQAFHFRCLHARRDLAACKTVLAEWEKLQLTSVEYLIDLAGAWASMASLRKEADKKASQSEADHAMEYLQKAANAGWKNFKQLETDEKFKVLQGRDDYRVLLNMLKKEAEKK